One Mauremys mutica isolate MM-2020 ecotype Southern unplaced genomic scaffold, ASM2049712v1 Super-Scaffold_277, whole genome shotgun sequence DNA segment encodes these proteins:
- the RNF227 gene encoding RING finger protein 227, protein MDANAEAGAAAELECGICCLPYDRQARAPRRLGPAHGAWRRPAPCRHTLCTACLCRLARDQGWEAVTCPFCRTPTSLRVRRRGGEAGTWRRSSSCRRRRLALPPVDPELWKRIGRPEGAEEEEEPGDDVPEEAGQSRLWRALKKFLSGGGGRRSSARERQPINPYGPEMKDLALMTCYIM, encoded by the exons ATGGACGCGAACGCGGAGGCGGGCGCCGCCGCCGAGCTGGAGTGCGGCATCTGCTGCCTGCCCTACGACCGCCAGGCGCGCGCCCCGCGCCGCCTCGGGCCCGCGCACGGCGCCTggcgccgccccgccccctgccgccACACGCTCTGCACCGCCTGCCTCTGCCGCCTGGCGCGCGACCAGGGCTGGGAGGCGGTCACGTGCCCCTTCTGCCGCACCCCCACCTCGCTGCGCGTGCGCCGCAggggcggggaggcggggactTGGAGGCGGAGCAGTAGCTGCCGCCGTCGCCGATTGGCCCTGCCCCCCGTCGATCCCGAGCTCTGGAAGCGGATTGGCCGGCCGGAAggagcggaggaggaggaggagcctggcGATGACGTACCGGAGGAGGCGGGCCAATCGCGGCTGTGGCGGGCGCTGAAGAAGTTCCTAAGTGGCGGCGGCGGCCGCCGCAGTAGCGCGCGGGAGCGGCAGCCAATCAACC CCTACGGTCCAGAGATGAAGGACCTCGCCCTCATGACCTGCTACATCATGTGA